One window of Vespula pensylvanica isolate Volc-1 chromosome 13, ASM1446617v1, whole genome shotgun sequence genomic DNA carries:
- the LOC122633746 gene encoding cyclin-Y-like protein 1: protein MGNKNSCCVYSSPQVGRKELAVEGVTRGLEEHLPEGGISVNNLQHISEREPEDWDSDPSLHPCAGTIFMERSKQAIENGMVRKKSQHQIADTRPLKKSSSCSTIYLDDSTVSQPNLKNTVKCVALAVYYHIKNRTSHRQIDIFDEKLHPLTRDGVADDYDKHNPEHKQIYKFVRTLFNAAQLTAECAIITLVYLERLLTYAEIDITPANWKRIVLGAILLASKVWDDQAVWNVDYCQILKDITVEDMNELERQFLEMLQFNINVPSSVYAKYYFDLRTLAEANELTFPSEPLSKEKAQKLEAMSRVYEDKVTAEALRTGIKKWYSLDNVCIGGPRRSIAILS, encoded by the exons atggggAACAAAAACAGTTGCTGTGTTTATTCCAGTCCTCAAGTTGGGCGTAAGGAATTAGCAGTTGAAGGTGTCACAAGGGGCCTTGAAGAACATCTTCCGGAAGGAGGTATCAGTGTTAATAATCTACAGCACATTAGTGAACGAGAACCAGAAGACTGGGACTCTGATCCATCGCTACATCCTTGCGCAGGCACTATTTTCATGGAACGATCTAAACAAGCAATTGAAA aTGGTatggtaagaaaaaagagtcaACATCAAATAGCAGATACAAGGCCTCTCAAGAAAAGTAGCAGTTGTAGTACAATATACTTGGACGATAGCACCGTTTCGCAACCTAATCTAAAAAATACTGTGAAATGTGTTGCCTTAGCTGTTTATTaccatataaaaaatagaacttCACACAgacaaattgatatatttgatGAAAAGTTACATCCCTTAACG aGGGACGGTGTTGCGGATGATTATGACAAACATAATCCAGAGCACaaacagatatataaatttgtaaggACTCTATTTAATGCTGCTCAATTGACAGCTGAATGTGCCATCATAACATTAGTTTATCTCGAACGTCTACTTACTTATGCAGAAATAGATATAACACCAGCTAATTGGAAACGTATAGTACTTGGAGCTATTTTATTAGCTTCTAAAGTATGGGATGATCAGGCTGTGTGGAACGTAGATTATTGtcaaattttaaaagatattactgTAGAAGATAT GAATGAATTGGAGAGACAATTTTTGGAAATGCTACAGTTTAACATAAACGTTCCTTCAAGTGTGTATGCCAAGTACTATTTTGATTTACGCACACTTGCAGAAGCAAATGAATTAACATTCCCCAGTGAGCCACTTAGTAAGGAAAAAGCGCAAAAATTAGAAGCTATGTCCAGAGTCTACGAAGATAAGGTAACAGCTGAAGCCCTACGTACTGGTATAAAAAAGTGGTATAGTTTAGATAATGTATGCATAGGTGGACCTAGACGTAGTATTGCTATTTTGtcctaa